From one Catenuloplanes nepalensis genomic stretch:
- a CDS encoding acyl-CoA reductase, whose protein sequence is MIVRFPAAATGLLPATDPLTAGDPRVVAFLGALSARLLAPSVARAHPELGSLGFFLRRAELARTAARLQEQDPHTVRRPRGLVFHVPPANVDTVFVYSWALSALAGNRNVVRLSSRSAGAADVVLAALNDALADADPVIARTQRMVSYGRDDAITADLSAACDLRVLWGGDASVTELRRHPLSPLARDLTFPDRSSFAVLSAPGWLAAAGDARRAAADGYANDVYWFDQAACSSPRTLYVIGAPADAEKALDGFRRELADAVHRRGWTVDAAMAVEKRVRTYGLAADGRAAGVRFPSNELTWLHLTDGAEPPRGWLGTGVVAVARLDDLTDLAPLITPRDQTLSHFGFSGAELRALVTAVPGRGLDRIVPFGQALAFAPVWDGHDLLEEFTTRTTIRP, encoded by the coding sequence GTGATCGTCCGTTTCCCGGCCGCCGCCACCGGCCTGCTGCCCGCCACGGATCCGCTGACCGCCGGTGACCCGCGCGTGGTCGCGTTCCTCGGCGCGCTCTCCGCCCGGCTGCTCGCGCCGTCCGTCGCGCGCGCCCACCCGGAGCTGGGCTCGCTCGGCTTCTTCCTGCGCCGCGCCGAACTGGCCCGGACCGCCGCCCGCCTTCAAGAACAGGATCCGCACACGGTACGCCGCCCGCGCGGCCTGGTCTTCCACGTGCCACCGGCCAACGTGGACACCGTGTTCGTCTACTCCTGGGCGCTGAGCGCGCTCGCCGGCAACCGCAACGTGGTCCGCCTCTCCAGCCGCTCCGCCGGCGCCGCCGACGTCGTGCTCGCCGCGCTGAACGACGCGCTCGCCGACGCCGACCCGGTGATCGCGCGCACCCAGCGGATGGTCTCCTACGGCCGGGACGACGCGATCACCGCGGACCTCTCCGCCGCCTGTGACCTGCGGGTGCTCTGGGGCGGCGACGCCAGCGTGACCGAGCTGCGCCGCCACCCGCTCAGCCCGCTCGCCCGCGACCTGACCTTCCCGGACCGCTCCTCGTTCGCGGTGCTGTCCGCGCCCGGCTGGCTGGCCGCCGCGGGCGACGCCCGGCGCGCCGCCGCGGACGGCTACGCGAACGACGTCTACTGGTTCGACCAGGCCGCCTGCTCGTCCCCGCGCACGCTCTACGTGATCGGCGCGCCGGCCGACGCGGAGAAGGCGCTCGACGGCTTCCGCCGGGAGCTCGCCGACGCCGTGCACCGGCGCGGCTGGACGGTCGACGCCGCGATGGCCGTCGAGAAGCGGGTTCGCACCTACGGCCTGGCCGCCGACGGCCGTGCCGCCGGTGTCCGCTTCCCCAGCAACGAGCTGACCTGGCTGCACCTCACGGACGGCGCCGAGCCGCCCCGCGGCTGGCTCGGCACCGGCGTGGTCGCGGTCGCCCGGCTGGACGACCTGACCGATCTGGCCCCACTGATCACGCCGCGCGATCAGACGCTGAGCCACTTCGGCTTCTCCGGCGCGGAACTGCGCGCGCTGGTAACGGCGGTCCCGGGGCGCGGCCTGGACCGCATCGTCCCGTTCGGGCAGGCCCTCGCCTTCGCCCCGGTCTGGGACGGCCACGACCTCCTGGAGGAGTTCACCACCCGCACCACGATCCGCCCCTGA
- a CDS encoding LuxE/PaaK family acyltransferase, with the protein MPTDTLGAPEVFRLAQPAKEERLLPEIAERLVAHRAGCPPYRQIMDAIGHGAGRDYGTLEELPWLPVRMFKTHALKSIPDAAVFKTLTSSGTTGTPSRIFLDQHAAAAQSRMLSRTMQTVLGPHRLPMLLVDTRAILADRRTFSARGAGVLGMMGFGRDHAWALDADGVADPDTIEAFLRKHGERPFLIFGFTFMVWLHLYELARDRGWDLSNGVLVHSGGWKKLQDQAVSPAAFRARFTTDTGLRRIHNFYGMVEQIGTVFLEGPDGGGLYCPDFADVIIRDPRTWAEQPAGTPGLIELVSTLPTSYPGNVLLTEDLGVVHGVDDGAWPGKRFEVLGRLPRAEARGCSDVYAVPAQGRAAL; encoded by the coding sequence GTGCCGACCGACACCCTGGGCGCGCCGGAGGTCTTCCGGCTGGCGCAGCCGGCCAAGGAGGAACGGCTGCTGCCGGAGATCGCCGAACGGCTGGTGGCGCACCGGGCCGGCTGCCCGCCGTACCGCCAGATCATGGACGCGATCGGGCACGGCGCCGGCCGGGACTACGGCACGCTCGAGGAACTGCCCTGGCTGCCGGTGCGGATGTTCAAGACGCACGCGCTGAAGAGCATCCCGGACGCGGCCGTCTTCAAGACGCTGACCAGCAGCGGGACCACCGGAACGCCGAGCCGGATCTTCCTGGACCAGCACGCCGCGGCCGCGCAGAGCCGCATGCTGTCCCGCACCATGCAGACCGTGCTCGGCCCGCACCGGCTGCCGATGCTGCTGGTCGACACGCGCGCGATCCTGGCCGACCGGCGCACGTTCTCCGCGCGCGGCGCCGGCGTGCTCGGCATGATGGGCTTCGGCCGGGACCACGCGTGGGCGCTGGACGCGGACGGCGTGGCCGACCCGGACACCATCGAGGCGTTCCTCCGCAAGCACGGCGAACGGCCCTTCCTGATCTTCGGATTCACCTTCATGGTCTGGCTGCACCTCTACGAGCTGGCCCGCGACCGCGGCTGGGACCTCAGCAACGGCGTGCTCGTCCACTCCGGAGGGTGGAAGAAGCTGCAGGACCAGGCGGTCTCGCCGGCCGCGTTCCGCGCGCGGTTCACCACGGACACCGGCCTGCGGCGGATCCACAACTTCTACGGCATGGTCGAGCAGATCGGCACGGTGTTCCTGGAGGGACCGGACGGCGGCGGGCTCTACTGCCCGGACTTCGCCGACGTGATCATCCGGGACCCGCGCACCTGGGCCGAGCAGCCGGCCGGCACTCCGGGCCTGATCGAGCTGGTCAGCACGCTGCCCACGTCGTACCCGGGGAATGTGCTGCTCACCGAGGATCTCGGCGTGGTGCACGGCGTCGACGACGGGGCCTGGCCCGGCAAACGGTTCGAGGTGCTCGGCCGGCTGCCGAGGGCCGAGGCGCGCGGCTGCAGCGACGTCTACGCCGTACCCGCGCAGGGGAGGGCCGCACTGTGA
- a CDS encoding glycosyltransferase family protein: MRIVGIVQARMGSERLPGKVLRPLGDRSVLAWVIRAARAAGCLDDLIVATSDRPEDAAVAAECDHLGVRVFRGPAEDVLTRFVGALSGVLPAQGRGFDAVMRFNADCPLLDPEVIRTAVRHFTASPGLDYLSTSLHRVLPLGTDVEIVSVDALRRADRLATGFHRTHVTSYVYTHPEDFTVTGIALPPDRSGLRVTLDTIEDWRLIEAVVAHFGDRIVGVGELSAWLDANPDVRALNGEVRQKALADR; this comes from the coding sequence ATGCGGATCGTCGGAATCGTCCAGGCCCGGATGGGCTCCGAGCGGCTGCCGGGCAAGGTGCTGCGGCCGCTCGGGGACCGCAGCGTGCTCGCCTGGGTGATCCGGGCCGCGCGCGCGGCCGGCTGCCTCGACGACCTGATCGTGGCGACCAGCGACCGTCCCGAGGACGCGGCCGTCGCCGCCGAGTGCGATCACCTGGGGGTACGGGTGTTCCGCGGCCCGGCCGAGGACGTACTGACCCGGTTCGTGGGCGCGCTGTCCGGCGTGCTGCCGGCGCAGGGCCGGGGGTTCGACGCGGTGATGCGGTTCAACGCGGACTGCCCGCTGCTCGACCCGGAGGTGATCCGCACCGCGGTCCGGCACTTCACCGCCTCGCCCGGCCTGGACTATCTGAGCACGTCGCTGCACCGGGTGCTGCCGCTCGGCACGGACGTGGAAATCGTCTCGGTGGACGCGCTGCGCCGCGCGGACCGGCTCGCCACCGGGTTCCACCGCACGCACGTGACCTCGTACGTGTACACCCATCCGGAGGATTTCACGGTCACCGGCATCGCGCTGCCGCCGGACCGCTCCGGGCTGCGCGTCACGCTGGACACGATCGAGGACTGGCGGCTGATCGAGGCGGTGGTGGCCCATTTCGGTGACCGGATCGTCGGGGTGGGCGAGCTGTCCGCCTGGCTGGACGCGAACCCGGACGTGCGCGCGCTCAACGGCGAGGTCCGGCAGAAGGCGCTGGCCGACCGGTGA
- a CDS encoding PseG/SpsG family protein, which produces MGAGHLVRCLALAEELLARGCRVALLGDVGSVSWTAREIDRLGLPVVAAPPSPEALALTARRLGLDAVVIDSYVTDPGCAAALRAGGVTVLAIVDGDPRGQDADLYLDQNLGAELVAPPLPPGAIRLAGLPYVLLRDSVRSRRPSRPRPPSAPGAPSVVCFFGGTDPAGAAPVLAGMLAATGVPLDAIVVSPVPAEIPVTPGQRFRCVPNTPDLPELLDGADLVVSAAGTSTWELLCLGVCPALVMVADNQRLGYDAMLARGLGFGLGAVADLPSPAAISTLREALTSPSRRHELAARGWSEIDGDGRVRAADALLAMTGSR; this is translated from the coding sequence ATGGGCGCCGGCCACCTGGTCCGCTGCCTGGCGCTCGCGGAGGAGCTGCTCGCGCGCGGCTGCCGGGTGGCCCTGCTCGGCGACGTCGGCTCGGTGTCGTGGACCGCACGGGAGATCGACCGGCTCGGCCTGCCGGTGGTCGCGGCACCGCCGTCGCCCGAGGCGCTGGCGCTGACCGCGCGGCGGCTCGGACTGGACGCCGTGGTGATCGACTCGTACGTGACGGACCCGGGCTGCGCGGCCGCGCTGCGGGCCGGCGGGGTCACCGTGCTGGCGATCGTCGACGGCGATCCGCGCGGCCAGGACGCCGATCTCTACCTGGACCAGAACCTCGGGGCCGAGCTGGTCGCGCCGCCGCTGCCGCCGGGCGCGATCCGGCTGGCCGGGTTGCCGTACGTGCTGCTCCGCGACTCGGTCCGGTCCCGCCGTCCGTCGCGGCCCCGCCCGCCGTCCGCGCCGGGCGCGCCGTCGGTGGTCTGCTTCTTCGGCGGGACCGACCCGGCCGGCGCGGCACCGGTGCTGGCCGGGATGCTGGCCGCGACCGGCGTGCCGCTGGACGCGATCGTGGTCTCCCCGGTCCCGGCCGAGATCCCGGTCACGCCCGGCCAGCGGTTCCGGTGCGTGCCGAACACGCCGGACCTGCCCGAGCTGCTCGACGGCGCCGACCTGGTGGTGAGCGCGGCCGGCACGTCCACCTGGGAGCTGCTCTGCCTCGGCGTCTGCCCCGCGCTGGTCATGGTCGCGGACAACCAGCGCCTCGGGTACGACGCGATGCTGGCCCGCGGCCTCGGCTTCGGCCTGGGCGCGGTCGCGGACCTGCCGTCCCCGGCCGCGATCTCGACGCTGCGGGAGGCGCTGACGTCACCGTCGCGCCGCCACGAGCTGGCCGCCCGCGGCTGGTCCGAGATCGACGGTGACGGCCGTGTCCGGGCCGCGGACGCGCTGCTCGCAATGACCGGCTCCCGCTAG
- a CDS encoding GOLPH3/VPS74 family protein — MAPITLPEELLVLAYDDKSGRAIGSRIALDLGMAAAVLVELALVGRLTMSGDSLVVKDNAPVGDPILDAVLAKIDSDTPHTSASWLQRLRHGLRDRVLADLVERGVVRDVDETAMGGVIHLHRYPTADHSHEQDIRARLAEALTGRSLPDERTAALATLLAATRMEPALGLDSEALQRAHKRLEEIATGAGFGGGVSMEESTIRPSVSLVIAALGRAVNQALGARA; from the coding sequence ATGGCTCCCATTACGTTGCCCGAGGAATTGCTGGTCCTGGCGTATGACGACAAGTCCGGACGCGCCATCGGGTCGCGGATCGCGCTCGACCTCGGCATGGCCGCGGCGGTCCTGGTGGAGCTGGCGCTGGTGGGCCGTCTGACCATGTCGGGTGACTCGCTGGTGGTGAAGGACAACGCGCCGGTCGGCGACCCGATCCTGGACGCGGTCCTCGCGAAGATCGACTCGGACACGCCGCACACGTCCGCGTCCTGGCTGCAGCGCCTCCGGCACGGCCTGCGCGACCGGGTGCTGGCCGACCTGGTCGAGCGCGGCGTGGTGCGCGACGTGGACGAGACCGCCATGGGTGGCGTGATCCACCTGCACCGCTACCCGACCGCCGATCACAGCCACGAGCAGGACATCCGTGCCCGCCTCGCCGAGGCGCTGACCGGCCGGTCCCTCCCGGACGAGCGCACCGCCGCGCTGGCCACGCTGCTCGCCGCCACCCGCATGGAGCCCGCGCTCGGCCTGGACAGTGAGGCCCTGCAGCGCGCGCACAAGCGCCTGGAGGAGATCGCCACCGGGGCCGGTTTCGGCGGCGGCGTCAGCATGGAGGAGTCCACCATCCGCCCCAGCGTCTCGCTGGTCATCGCCGCCCTCGGCCGCGCGGTCAACCAGGCCCTCGGCGCCCGCGCCTGA
- a CDS encoding NUDIX hydrolase, which produces MQAIIATLGYVYSADRREILMIRRDARPDDVHFGKCNGLGGKLEAGEDVVSGMRREILEEAGLTCDALDLAGTISWPGFGRDGANWFGFVFRITEWSGTPLTSNPEGTLAWTPIEDVLAGAVPMWESDRHFLPLVFAENPRVFHGVMPFAAGRALSWGYSEI; this is translated from the coding sequence GTGCAGGCCATCATCGCCACGCTGGGCTACGTATACTCCGCCGACCGGCGGGAAATCCTCATGATCAGGCGGGACGCGCGCCCGGACGACGTGCACTTCGGCAAGTGCAACGGGCTCGGCGGCAAGCTCGAGGCCGGCGAGGACGTGGTGTCCGGAATGCGACGCGAGATTCTGGAGGAGGCCGGCCTCACCTGCGACGCGCTGGACCTGGCCGGGACGATCTCGTGGCCCGGGTTCGGTCGCGACGGGGCGAACTGGTTCGGCTTCGTCTTCCGGATCACCGAGTGGTCCGGCACGCCGCTGACGTCGAACCCGGAGGGCACGCTGGCCTGGACGCCGATCGAGGACGTGCTGGCCGGCGCGGTGCCGATGTGGGAGAGCGACCGGCACTTCCTGCCGCTGGTGTTCGCCGAGAACCCACGGGTCTTCCACGGCGTCATGCCGTTCGCCGCGGGCCGGGCGCTGTCCTGGGGCTACTCCGAGATCTGA
- the upp gene encoding uracil phosphoribosyltransferase — translation MDVHVVDHPLAQSRLTAMRDARTDSAAFRAALTELTTMLVYEAARTFDVERFPVETPVAPTSGTRLAKPPLIVPVLRAGLGMADSALALLPESSMGFVGLARDEVTFEPRAYMESLPVDLTGHPVLVLDPMLATGGSLEHCCRLLTDRGCTDIIVVCVLAAPPGIDRLRASGLPLRLVTASIDEKLNEHRFIVPGLGDAGDRQFGGMPRF, via the coding sequence GTGGACGTACACGTCGTTGATCATCCCCTTGCCCAGTCCCGGCTGACCGCGATGCGCGACGCGCGCACCGACTCGGCCGCGTTCCGCGCGGCGCTCACCGAGCTCACCACCATGCTCGTGTACGAGGCCGCGCGCACGTTCGACGTCGAGCGGTTCCCGGTGGAGACGCCGGTCGCGCCCACGTCCGGCACCCGCCTGGCGAAACCGCCGCTGATCGTGCCGGTGCTCCGCGCCGGGCTGGGCATGGCCGACTCCGCGCTCGCGCTGCTGCCCGAGTCGTCCATGGGCTTCGTCGGCCTGGCGCGCGACGAGGTGACGTTCGAGCCCCGGGCGTACATGGAGTCGCTCCCGGTCGACCTGACCGGCCACCCGGTGCTGGTCCTCGACCCGATGCTGGCCACCGGCGGCTCGCTGGAGCACTGCTGCCGCCTGCTGACCGACCGCGGCTGCACCGACATCATCGTCGTGTGCGTGCTGGCGGCCCCGCCCGGCATCGACCGCCTGCGTGCCTCCGGCCTGCCGTTGCGCCTGGTCACCGCGTCGATCGACGAGAAACTCAACGAGCACAGGTTCATCGTGCCGGGCCTCGGTGACGCAGGCGACCGCCAGTTCGGCGGCATGCCCCGTTTCTGA
- a CDS encoding glycosyltransferase, with product MRVVHFSDTYLPRRDGVITSIRTLTTALAEQGHPGMTIVPRHPDQVAEDGLLTLRALPCGVANLRLSPWLLRETGANATLDQIEAFRPDIVHVHTPGTIGLLGVVAARKLGIPMIHTYHTDLHAYVDAYRVPASALNAITKLYARRLGVPVRDSHLLPVTGPRAVRYARNAAARTRLVAGRAASVARRATGRRPSRVAPDRVSSRHEAINNYNRLLLGDADAVIVPTRAALNRITLPVPDERIFLVPTGVAARPTTPEAVAAFRAEHGIAETDRVLLFVGRVNREKGVDLLVESFGRIAARDPHARLVLVGAVFERRWLAALIDAAGPEAAARITVAGEQPSHVVAAAYGAAEAFVFPSLSDTQALVLQEAALAGVPAVMCDEVLHGQGPLGGAAVLARPEPEHFAGAVLDLLADPKRAREVGEAAAAQAARHTPAAYAETMCEVYSFASAAAGRLNDRGRTRR from the coding sequence GTGCGAGTAGTGCACTTCTCCGATACGTACCTGCCCCGCCGCGACGGAGTGATCACGTCCATCCGGACGCTCACCACCGCGCTCGCCGAGCAGGGCCACCCCGGCATGACCATCGTGCCCCGGCACCCCGACCAGGTGGCCGAGGACGGTCTGCTGACGCTACGTGCCCTTCCCTGCGGCGTGGCAAACCTGCGACTGTCGCCGTGGCTGCTCCGCGAGACCGGGGCCAACGCCACCCTGGACCAGATCGAGGCGTTCCGGCCGGACATCGTCCACGTGCACACGCCCGGGACGATCGGGCTGCTCGGCGTGGTCGCGGCGCGCAAGCTCGGGATCCCGATGATCCACACCTACCACACCGACCTGCACGCGTACGTGGACGCGTACCGGGTCCCGGCCAGCGCGCTGAACGCGATCACCAAGCTCTACGCGCGCCGCCTCGGCGTGCCGGTGCGCGACTCGCACCTGCTCCCGGTCACCGGCCCGCGCGCGGTCCGCTACGCCCGCAACGCCGCCGCGCGCACCCGCCTGGTGGCCGGCCGGGCCGCCAGCGTGGCCCGCCGCGCCACCGGGCGCCGACCGTCCCGGGTCGCCCCGGACCGGGTCAGCAGCCGGCACGAGGCGATCAACAACTACAACCGGCTGCTGCTCGGCGACGCGGACGCGGTGATCGTGCCGACCCGCGCCGCGCTCAACCGGATCACGCTGCCGGTGCCGGACGAGCGGATCTTCCTGGTCCCGACCGGCGTGGCCGCGCGGCCCACGACGCCGGAGGCGGTCGCGGCGTTCCGCGCCGAGCACGGCATCGCGGAGACCGACCGGGTGCTGCTCTTCGTCGGCCGGGTCAACCGCGAGAAGGGCGTCGACCTGCTGGTCGAGAGCTTCGGCCGGATCGCGGCGCGCGACCCGCACGCCCGGCTGGTGCTGGTCGGCGCGGTCTTCGAGCGCCGCTGGCTGGCCGCGCTGATCGACGCGGCGGGCCCGGAGGCGGCGGCCCGGATCACGGTCGCCGGCGAGCAGCCGTCGCACGTGGTCGCGGCCGCGTACGGTGCGGCCGAAGCGTTCGTCTTCCCGTCACTGTCCGACACCCAGGCGCTGGTGCTGCAGGAGGCCGCGCTGGCCGGGGTGCCCGCGGTGATGTGCGACGAGGTGCTGCACGGGCAGGGGCCGCTCGGCGGTGCCGCCGTGCTCGCCCGCCCGGAGCCGGAGCACTTCGCCGGCGCGGTGCTGGACCTGCTGGCCGACCCGAAGCGGGCGCGCGAGGTCGGCGAGGCCGCCGCCGCGCAGGCCGCACGGCACACGCCGGCGGCGTACGCGGAGACGATGTGTGAGGTCTACTCGTTCGCGTCCGCCGCTGCCGGTAGGTTGAACGACCGTGGACGTACACGTCGTTGA
- the deoC gene encoding deoxyribose-phosphate aldolase encodes MTVSPTALADVARSEASLRAFLHGLPGVDRVGADQRAATLGTRSIKTSAKAWAIDLATRMVDLTTLEGADTPGKVRNLCQKALHPGHGAPRVAAVCVYPAMVPVAHEVLRGTGVHLASVATAFPSGQVPLSVRLADTRAAVEAGADEIDMVINRGAFLSGRYTEVFEEIVAVKEACGDAHLKVILETGELVTYDSVRRASWLAMLAGGDFIKTSTGKVPVAATPPVTMIMLEAVRDFLAQTGRKVGVKPAGGIRTTKDAIKYLVLVNETAGEGWLDPDWFRFGASTLLNDLLMQRSKLATGHYTGPDYVTLD; translated from the coding sequence ATGACGGTTTCACCGACTGCCCTGGCGGACGTGGCCCGCTCGGAGGCCAGCCTGCGGGCGTTCCTGCACGGTCTCCCGGGCGTGGACAGGGTCGGTGCCGACCAGCGTGCGGCCACGCTCGGCACCCGTTCGATCAAGACCTCCGCCAAGGCGTGGGCGATCGATCTCGCCACCCGTATGGTGGATCTCACGACGCTGGAGGGTGCGGACACCCCCGGCAAGGTACGCAATCTGTGCCAGAAGGCGTTGCACCCGGGCCACGGCGCGCCGCGAGTCGCCGCGGTCTGCGTCTACCCCGCGATGGTGCCGGTCGCGCACGAGGTGCTGCGCGGCACCGGCGTGCACCTGGCCAGCGTGGCGACCGCGTTCCCGTCCGGTCAGGTCCCGCTGAGCGTGCGGCTGGCCGACACCCGGGCCGCGGTCGAGGCCGGCGCCGACGAGATCGACATGGTGATCAACCGGGGCGCGTTCCTGTCCGGCCGCTACACCGAGGTCTTCGAGGAGATCGTCGCGGTCAAGGAGGCGTGCGGCGACGCGCACCTGAAGGTGATCCTGGAGACCGGCGAGCTGGTCACCTACGACAGCGTGCGCCGGGCGTCCTGGCTTGCCATGCTGGCCGGCGGCGACTTCATCAAGACCTCCACCGGCAAGGTCCCGGTCGCGGCCACGCCGCCGGTCACGATGATCATGCTGGAGGCGGTCCGTGACTTTCTCGCGCAGACCGGCCGCAAGGTGGGCGTGAAGCCGGCCGGCGGCATCCGCACCACCAAGGACGCGATCAAGTACCTGGTGCTGGTCAACGAGACGGCCGGTGAGGGCTGGCTGGACCCGGACTGGTTCCGGTTCGGCGCGTCGACGCTCCTCAACGACCTGCTCATGCAGCGCAGCAAGCTCGCCACCGGCCACTACACCGGCCCCGACTACGTCACCCTGGACTGA
- a CDS encoding aldehyde dehydrogenase family protein, which produces MAAFEYAPAPESRSVVEIRPAYGLFIDGTFTGARDGGVIKTVNPATEEVLSEVAEAGEADVDRAVTVARAAFERVWGPMPGAERAKYLFRIARLVQERAREFAVLESLDNGKPIRESRDVDVPLAAAHFFYHAGWADKLGYAGFGPAPAPLGVAAQVIPWNFPLLMLAWKVAPALAAGNTVVLKPAETTPLTALLFAEICRQAELPAGVVNIVTGAGETGRYLVAHPGVDKVAFTGSTAVGREIARAVAGTPKKLTLELGGKAANIVFDDAPISQAVEGIVDGIFFNQGHVCCAGSRLLVQEPILDEVLDALKRRMSQLRVGDPLDKNTDVGAINSAEQLARITELSAAGEAEGAQRWQPACELPERGYWFRPTLFTGVSQAHRIAQDEVFGPVLSVLTFRTPAEAIEKANNTPYGLSAGIWSEKGSRILAVADKLRAGVVWANTFNKFDPTSPFGGYKESGYGREGGRHGLEAYLDV; this is translated from the coding sequence ATGGCAGCCTTCGAGTACGCGCCCGCACCCGAGTCCCGGTCGGTCGTCGAGATCAGACCGGCCTACGGCCTGTTCATCGACGGTACGTTCACCGGCGCGCGGGACGGCGGAGTGATCAAGACGGTGAACCCGGCGACCGAGGAGGTCCTGTCCGAGGTCGCCGAGGCCGGCGAGGCCGACGTGGACCGCGCGGTGACGGTGGCCCGGGCCGCGTTCGAGCGGGTCTGGGGCCCGATGCCGGGCGCCGAGCGGGCGAAGTACCTGTTCCGGATCGCCCGGCTGGTGCAGGAGCGGGCGCGCGAGTTCGCGGTGCTGGAGTCGCTGGACAACGGCAAGCCGATCCGGGAGTCGCGCGACGTCGACGTACCCCTGGCGGCTGCTCATTTCTTTTATCACGCCGGTTGGGCGGACAAGCTGGGATACGCCGGGTTCGGCCCGGCACCGGCGCCGCTCGGCGTGGCCGCACAGGTCATCCCGTGGAACTTCCCACTGCTCATGCTGGCCTGGAAGGTCGCGCCGGCGCTGGCCGCGGGCAACACCGTGGTGCTCAAGCCGGCCGAGACCACGCCGCTGACCGCGCTGCTGTTCGCGGAGATCTGCCGGCAGGCGGAGCTGCCGGCCGGCGTGGTCAACATCGTCACCGGCGCCGGCGAGACCGGCCGCTACCTGGTGGCGCACCCGGGCGTGGACAAGGTCGCGTTCACCGGCTCGACCGCGGTCGGCCGGGAGATCGCCCGCGCGGTGGCCGGCACGCCCAAGAAGCTGACGCTGGAGCTGGGCGGCAAGGCGGCGAACATCGTGTTCGACGACGCGCCGATCTCCCAGGCCGTCGAGGGCATCGTCGACGGGATCTTCTTCAACCAGGGGCACGTGTGCTGTGCCGGGTCGCGGCTGCTGGTGCAGGAGCCGATCCTCGACGAGGTGCTGGACGCGCTCAAGCGGCGGATGTCCCAGCTGCGCGTCGGCGACCCGCTGGACAAGAACACCGACGTCGGCGCGATCAACTCGGCCGAGCAGCTGGCCCGGATCACGGAGCTGTCCGCCGCCGGTGAGGCCGAGGGCGCCCAGCGCTGGCAGCCCGCCTGTGAGCTGCCGGAACGCGGCTACTGGTTCCGGCCTACGCTGTTCACCGGCGTCTCCCAGGCGCACCGGATCGCGCAGGACGAGGTCTTCGGGCCGGTGCTGTCCGTGCTCACGTTCCGCACCCCGGCCGAGGCGATCGAGAAGGCCAACAACACGCCGTACGGGCTGTCCGCCGGCATCTGGTCCGAGAAGGGCTCGCGGATCCTCGCGGTCGCGGACAAGCTCCGGGCCGGCGTGGTGTGGGCCAACACGTTCAACAAGTTCGACCCCACCTCGCCGTTCGGCGGCTACAAGGAGTCCGGATACGGCCGCGAGGGCGGCCGCCACGGCCTGGAGGCGTACCTCGATGTCTAG
- a CDS encoding aldehyde dehydrogenase family protein, producing MSSGPRLAVRKTYKLFIGGTFPRSESGRTYPVDDSNVALASRKDLRDAVVAARKAFPGWSGATAYNRGQVVYRIAEMVEARRREFKALGVPSDEVDAAIDRLVWYAGWSDKIAQVLGGANPVAGPYFNVSAPEPSGVAGVLAPADSALLGLVSTVAPAIVTGNTVVLLAAEDHPLAAITFAEVLATSDVPAGVVNILTGRPAETAPWLAAHADVNTLDLAGADPELAVTLETAAADTLKRVLRPTPTDWFADPGLRRLKSHLETKTVWHPRGM from the coding sequence ATGTCTAGTGGCCCTCGTCTTGCCGTTCGCAAGACCTACAAACTCTTCATCGGTGGCACGTTCCCGCGCAGCGAGTCAGGGCGGACCTATCCCGTGGACGACAGCAACGTCGCGCTCGCCTCCCGCAAGGACCTCCGGGACGCGGTCGTCGCCGCGCGCAAGGCGTTCCCCGGCTGGTCCGGCGCCACCGCGTACAACCGGGGTCAGGTGGTCTACCGGATCGCCGAGATGGTCGAGGCCCGGCGCAGGGAGTTCAAGGCGCTGGGCGTGCCGTCCGACGAGGTGGACGCCGCGATCGACCGCCTGGTCTGGTACGCCGGCTGGAGCGACAAGATCGCCCAGGTGCTCGGCGGCGCGAACCCGGTGGCCGGCCCGTACTTCAACGTCTCGGCCCCGGAGCCGTCCGGCGTGGCCGGCGTGCTCGCACCGGCCGACTCCGCGCTGCTCGGCCTGGTCTCGACGGTCGCGCCCGCGATCGTCACCGGCAACACGGTCGTGCTGCTCGCCGCCGAGGACCACCCGCTGGCCGCGATCACCTTCGCCGAGGTTCTGGCCACCTCCGACGTCCCGGCCGGCGTGGTCAACATCCTCACCGGCCGCCCCGCCGAGACCGCGCCCTGGCTCGCCGCGCACGCCGACGTCAACACGCTCGACCTGGCAGGCGCCGATCCTGAGCTGGCCGTGACGCTGGAGACCGCCGCCGCCGACACGCTCAAGCGCGTCCTCCGCCCCACCCCCACCGACTGGTTCGCCGACCCCGGCCTCCGCCGCCTCAAGTCCCACCTCGAAACCAAAACCGTCTGGCACCCCAGGGGTATGTAG